From the Deinococcota bacterium genome, the window GGACGCCATGCTGATCAACGGTGTCAACCGCCTCGCCTGCAAGATCTTGGTGCGCGATCTGGGCGCCGCCATCGCCGTCGAACCCATCCGCGGTCTCAGGGTCATCAAGGACCTGATCGTCGACATGGAGCCCTTTTTTGACTCCTACAAGGCCATCTTGCCCTACTTCATCAACCACGATCCGGCCCCGGCGGGCGAGCGCCTGCAGAGCCCCGAGGACCGCGCCGTCTACGACGCCAGCACCAAGTGCATCCTCTGCGCGGCCTGCACCACCAGCTGTCCCGTCTTCTGGACGAACGGCTCCTACCTGGGCCCGGCGGCCATCGTCAACGCCCACCGCTTTATCTACGACTCGCGCGACCAGGGCACGTCCGAGCGCATGGAGGTCTTGAACCAGTCCACCGGTCTGTGGCGCTGCCGCACCGCCTACAACTGCACCGAGGCCTGCCCCAGAGACATCCCCATCACCGAGGCCATCGAACAGCTCAAGCGCGAGATGATGTGGCGTCGGGCCTGATAAGAGCGAATGTTGGGGGTGCTTTCATGGTACCCCCAGTATTGTTGCCAGGAGACACAACTTCAGTTTGATCCTTTGCTAGGGTCTGTCTGACTAAAGCTAGATTTAACGTTCCTGACGGACTTAAAGAGTATTTAGCCCAAAAGGGTGATTTTCGCGTGCAGCACGGCAATGAGACCTGTTCAATCAGACAGACCCTAGTGGTCTGTCAAGCATGAATTGACGGATAGAGGCGCTTGAGCTTGATACGAGCGTCGGCAGTGGTGAAGCGCCAATCGACGGTAGCCTGAGAGGCATTGCGCTCAGCTTCCCAAGCGCTGATCTCTTGTTCCAGCATGTGCTTGTCGGGAATACGCCTGTTGAGACACTGACGCGAGAGCACCGAGA encodes:
- a CDS encoding succinate dehydrogenase iron-sulfur subunit codes for the protein MDTIEATVKIKRFNPEEDKRSYWAEYKLAVRETDRVLDVLHEIKWEIDGSLTFRRSCAHGICGSDAMLINGVNRLACKILVRDLGAAIAVEPIRGLRVIKDLIVDMEPFFDSYKAILPYFINHDPAPAGERLQSPEDRAVYDASTKCILCAACTTSCPVFWTNGSYLGPAAIVNAHRFIYDSRDQGTSERMEVLNQSTGLWRCRTAYNCTEACPRDIPITEAIEQLKREMMWRRA